NNNNNNNNNNNNNNNNNNNNNNNNNTTCATAACTTCATAAGATATTATGAAATAAGGGTATATACGTCATTACAATCCAGCTCAACGGTTATAAAACGCGTTTTGTAATTTCCTAATATTGTGAGGTTTGAGTTTGTTCTTGTGAAGAAAtagcaaaatcaaaaaaaaaaaaaaaaaatggcgactGTACCATCATTGTTCACTCAATTCCCCTGCAAAAAAACCCAAGTTCCAAACTCACCAAACGCTAAACCACATTCCAAATCTCCGGTTCAAGTCTCGGTACACTCATTCAATCGGAGGTCGGAGCTTGGGATCTCTGTTCACCGGCGAGGTTTCAAAGTCCGAGCAACGGATTTTGACGACGAATGGGGTCAAGAAGGGGTGGAGAGAGTAATGGCTTCATCATCGGTGGCGGAGAAAGAAGCAGACGAAGCGATCGAATCCGTGGAGGAGACGGAGAAGCTTAAAAGATCGCTTGCGGATTCGTTGTACGGAACAGATCGTGGTTTGTGCGCGTCGAGCGATACGAGAGCTGAGATCAGCGAGCTTATTACCCAGCTCGAGTCTAAGAACCCTACTCCTGCCCCTACCGATGCTCTGTTTCTCCTCAATGGCAAATGGATCCTCGCGTAAGTACCACAATTTCTCATGATTTGGTACTTAAAGATTGGAACTTTTTAATGGGAAAATTAGAGTCTTTGCTTAAAATTGTTGTAGTTCAAGAACTTGTTAGATTAGCCATAGTAGTGATATAAATCAAGAACTTATCTTTTAattgtgttctgttttctcTCTCGTGAAGCTACACATCGTTCGTGGGTATGTTCCCATTGCTCTCACGCAGAATCGAGCCTTTGGTTAAAGTGGATGAGATCTCACAAACCATTGATTCCGATACCTTCACCGTTCAAAACTCTGTTCTGTTTGCCGGTCCGTTTTCCACAACATCGGTTAGCACCAACGCTAAGTTCGAAATCCGAAGCCCCAAACGTGTTCAGGTAAAGATATCAATCATCACCTAAACCCGCACATGTTAACAGTTTTACATAAACCTAACttgggattttgtttttgtttgttgtagaTTAAGTTCGAGCAAGGAGTTATTGGAACTCCTCAGCTAACAGATTCGATTGAGATCCCTGAATTCGTCGAGGTTCTTGGCCAAAAAATCGATCTCAGCCCTATTAAAGGGTTACTTACATCGGTCCAAGACACAGCTTCGTCTGTGGCTAGAACCATCTCAAGCCAACCACCATTGAAATTCTCTTTGTCTAGTGACAAGACTCAGTCGTGGCTGCTCACAACTTACCTCGACAAAGACCTTCGGATCTCGAGAGGCGATGGTGGAAGCCTCTTTGTGCTCATCAAAGAAGGAAGCTCTCTCTTAAACCCTTAAAATTATCATTACTCTCTCACATCACATCACATCCAGAGTAACATATATACTACTAGTATAGAACCATTTGTCTATGTTTAATAGTGATGTAACTGTTATATTACCTGTTGGAGAGTTATAATAATGGATGTTACTCTTaagaaatacaatatatatttacattgaTACATACTTAAACTGTACGGTTAACGCTTTGCTAAACAAACACTTTAGCATCAGTTCATATTTGGTATACTATGGCATTCTATAccaaattgaaagaaaaattgtatCACAGTGCTGTTTTCTTCTGTAACCTCAAGTTTCTAGTTTCAGTTACTCTTGGTCTATGAATGTTATACAAATCGGTCTATTTTATTACTTAGAAAACCGGTTTGTTACAAACCAAGTATCTTACACACATTTGAAGAAACAAGtgatcttttttctcttttagctACGAAACAAATCAGCACAAACCTCGTAAAAGATCTCGAGAATGGCAGACCGGTACTCGCGAGGATTCATCGATAGATAGTACTCCAAGAGGCTTCTAAGTTCATCtgcttcttttattttgtttgctacAATCATCTCCACCATGGAGTCTCTAAAGTCCTCTCTTGGATAATAAGAAAATTTCTCCATGGCCATCATGACAATGAACTTGGTGCTACCGATGCTACcctcgcttcttcttcttgttcttctcgcCTTTTCTTGCCTAATCTTTGCTTGATGTTGTGTGGCTTCTTGTGTCTCTCTGATCATCTGCTCTAGCTTCTCCTGAACCATGTAGTGTGCTAGGCTAGAGAGTGAACCGTGCTGGTCTGAAAATCTAGAACTTATGTCTGACTCCACCgaggagggagaagaagaagaaatgctGAGTCTTGCTTTGTTGCTGCAACACAAAGCTCTGCTGCAGATTCTTGCTTCTCTTGTTTGGTGTTGTGattgtttgttctgtttcttgttatctttctctgtttcttcttgtgTTCTGTTTGTGATTTTCATGTTGACGATTAAGTCACACATTATAGTTGGGGGTTTTGAGGATGGGGGATGTTTGTTAAAcgcaaataaaaaaagagttcttatttaatcattttatgtaaaaattgaaaaaatgtgGGTCATGTTCATCATGATTATGTCTTGATcttaattcaattttaaaactcaataaaagaggttcttttaaatttttagactAACAACAAGTCTTCAACATTATTCATTTTTGTAAAActaacttttctttatttattttccaaaatcaatATCTACAATTTGTGCTCAAAATGCGATAAAagttgtacatttttttttggtaacaatgTTAAGTATTTAtaccaattttaaattttcgaCAGCGGTTTCAGAGAAAACAAAGTAGTCAGAAAGACCAAAATCTACAACTAAAAGATCTACAAATACAGGAgaaaacactacaagaaaagcatcaattaatatttagatttcCTTTCGAAGACCATGttcttttgattaattttaatcttatgtgtaaaatttataaaggttatggaaaatcaaagaaaagagtGTGTTTCGTGAAATTGGTTCATTATTTCAAATCAATATAAtggtttattttaattacttccaataataaaataatgattgatgaaaatatcatttagtttttatatatatcaaaagcaGATATAATAAGtacatatatcaaataaaaagttGGGAATAATAGAGGAGATTAGATTAGGTATGATTGAGGATAAttgtaaaagaacaaaattaagaaaGGAGAGCTAAATGCATGTATTTGTgtcgtgttttaggaatataggGGTGATTAATTTGATTATGGTTGTGATGTGTAGACCATCTTCATGTCCActttagttttgttgttgttgttgaagatgaGATATCTACactttgttttataatttttttggtaatgtgGAAAAGGTGATCGATATGTAGTACTTAACATGATCTGACACAATTAATATAGATagctaataataatttaaaatatttttacaaaacatgaaaaaaaaacgagacaaagaagaacaagaagatcaaGAGCAGAATTTTGTGGTTTTCACATGGCTACTGATGAACTCGAACTTCACTTGTTTTATAACATATTCTTAAAGGGcatattagattttaaatagTTCAGAGTTGTAATTTTGCTAGAGATATATAGTAAAGATTAGCTAAAAGTGTTGTATACTCCACAAAATATACATGCGAAATGAAGAGATAACGTATGGAGTATGGTTGTTGCCTTGGAGACAAGACATGCTTTATCTTTGCTGGCTTGTACATATACCTCATTTTCTGCTTTGATGTTTTAGGAATTTTATAGTCAAGCATTCTtttattggtattttttttataatctacGTATTtttcatacacacacacaaaaaacaaaaaaaagttcaacgACATTATATAATCTTTAAGACTTTAACTGGAGCCTTAAtgtctttaagttttttttttttaaaaagaataagttATCTCGTGTTATTCACCAAAAGAGTGTGCAATAATTGGAGATTAACCCCAAAAGATGATGTTACACAGCTGGATAGAATCACTTTGTGGTGATTAATTACGTCTTTGTAGATTTTAGAATCGGGTCTTTTAGGGATTTTGTCATGTGACAATATCCATAtgactttttcttttgattaagtTGTTAAACTCAAAAAGAGAACTTTTAAAACGTGAGAAGTAATTAAGAATTGATCACTTGATCTAAATACAGTCAGTAAGTACCTTACCAACTTGTTAAGCTGACAGTAAAACCACATGTTGCCATTATGGTCCATACTTTCTAGGGTTTATGATTATCTATTACATATCTTCCTTACCATATTTATCATTAGCTCTCAACTCGTTTCTTTCGATTAActaattagaaaattataatcatgttTGGTCTCAAGCTCACAACTCCGTTTCTTCAACACAAAAGacagtagtaaaaaaaaatgcttcATTTTGGATTCgttaacaacaataacaaagatGAAAGACCAATGCTCATGATCAAGGATAAATCGAAcgtaagagagagaaagtaagagagagaaagtaaaagagagagagtttgttcCCTTACCCGTGACCGCCGTTGCCGTTCTCGGCGGCGGCAACCCTATCAATGCCTAAGAAGAGACGCTCTCCCGATAAGCCCCCGCCTAAAACCTCATCTCTTCCCCAAGCTTTTCGCACCCTCATGCGGCGAAGACTTCTCTTCAATCCCCTGTTTCTTGTGCTAGTGTCTCTGAGCCCCTTAATTTTAAACCGCCGACCGCTGCTTTACCTCCTCCGATGCTTTCAGGATCTAAAGCTAGCTCTGCACCGACAAATGCCATTCCGGTTATTGAGCATCCACACTCAGATCTGCCTCCTTTGGATTCTGTATCCAAAACCCAATCTCTCGACTTGGCTACTCCTACCCAGGAGGACCAAGTTCAGTCAAAGCCTAAACCCCTTTGGGTTGATCTGCTCAAGGATCCTGCGGGATCTATGTCCAAGAAAGGAGAGacattcatcctcgaatctggAGAAATGTGCGTCAAAATCCCTAATGAAGTTATCATCAGAAACAACAAGAGATGGGAGCCTTTCATTATTGGTCAATTCCATGGAAACCTTCCCCCAAGGGGTGTGCTTCACGCCATTTTTAATGGCATCTGGAGTAATCGTCACCGCGACATCACAATTTCAAGATTGGGGCCTCGAACAGTGCTTATCCGTATTCCCAATTCTTCCACTCGGCAGAGAATCTTAACTCAAGGTATGTGGCTAATTGAGGGTCAAACAATGTTTGTTGCTCCTTGGGAACCATGTTTGAACCCAGAACTACCGGAGCTTACCGAGGTTCCAGTGTGGCTCGAATTCAGGGGAGTTCCTCCTCACTTTTTCTCCGAAGAAGGATTCGAGCACATCGCAGGTATGTTGGGACAACCAGTCCGCTGTCATCAAGCAACAATTGATATGACAAATCTTGAGGTAGGGAAGGTCCTTACGGTCATCAACCCATCCTCTCCTCTACCAGAAGCTGTAAACGTCCAATTCTCATCTGGTCAAATCCATAGGGTTACAGTTTCTTGTCCTTGGCTTCCGCCAATTTGCAAACACTGTCAGGAAATGGGACACAGTATTAGACGATGCCCAACTGCTCCCATTACTTGCTCATCCTGTAATTCTTCTGGACATACTCTCGAGACTTGTCCAAAGTTGAGGAAGGGTAAAACCTCGGATACTAAAGAGATGGAGCCTTCAGTCTCTAAGAAGGATAAAAGAGACAAACTCAAGACAAAATGGGTGGCAAAGCAGTCACTACCGGAGTCCGACTCTTCTGAAGATCTAAGCAAAGCTAAAAGgctcaagaaaaagaaaccgaCCCCCCCACACTCATTGGTCCAGGTCGAATTAGACTCGCCCTCTAGAGCAGCAACAACAGGCCCCTCAAGCtccaagaagaaacaaaaaccaaataagaaaATTCAGGAGAAGAACTCCTCATCAGAACAGGATTCCTCATCAGATTCATCCTCAATAATGAGCTCAGCTAGCGAGGCCGAGAGAAGTGAAGAGGACGAAACACCTTACTCTCTGGTGCTCTCTAAAAAAGAAAGGCGGAATATTAGAAACTCCACGGGGAGGAGTTCCAAAACTAAGTCACATTAATTATGATTGACAGCTTTTGTTGGAACGTTAGGGGTTTAAATCATTCTGTAAAGCGAAGAAGCCTAAGGAAGTGGCTCCGGCTTAATAAGCCTGCTTTTGGTAGTATAATAGAGACTCGAGTAAAGTTTCGAAAGTCTCAGAAATATTTTCATTCAGTCTTTCCGGACTGGAATTTTGAAGGGAACTACGAATTTGAGGAACTGGGAAGGATTTGGGTCGTGTGGGACAAGAGAGTTAGGCTGCATATTCACTCCAAGTCAGGCCAGATGATTACTTGTATTGTGCGTATGCCTAACTCCCCTAAAGAGGTAGTATACTCATTCATTTATGCTGTCAACTGCAAATATGGGAGGCAACAACTATGGGATGAGATCGAGGAGCTAGCAAAGGATCCTATCATCAGTCTGAAGCCGTGGGTTGCAATGGGCGACTTCAATCAAACCTTGAACCCTAGTGAGAGTTCTATTGGCAGCACAAAGGTTACAAAAGGAATGCTGGAATTCAGGAGTTGCTTACTAAATGCAGGGCTCTTTGACTTGACTACTAGAGGAAATTCTTTAACTTGGTGGAATAAGCGTGAGGCCAATCCTATAGTGAAGAAATTGGACCGTATCTTGGTAAATGATAATTGGCAGTTGGAATTCCCTCTTTCTTACGCTTATTTTGGGGAGCCTGAAATGTCTGACCACTGTCCTAGCTGCCTAAAGTTAGGAGTCCCTCATAGATCTAAAAAGCCCTTTATGGTCTCTCATTTCCTCTTCCAGCATAAAGACTTCATCCCTCGAGTATCTGAGTTCTGGAACAGCACTACAATTGAGGGAACAGCAATGTTCCGATTTTCCAAGAAGCTCAAGCTTTTAAAAAGAGTCATCAAGGACCTCAACAAACAGTTCTATTCTGACCTTGAGAACCGGGTTAAGGAAGCTCAAGCAGATCTAGCATTTCATCAGGCGAGATTCCTTGCAAATCCTTCCCCTCAGTTGGCAACGCTAGAGAGGCAAACTCAACAGAAATGGTTCGAGTTGGCTTTGGCTGAAGAGAAGTTCCTTATGCAAAGATCTCGCATAAAGTGGGTTGAAAGTGGTGACTGCAAGTCTGCATACTTCCATAGGATGATAAACAGCAGGATGGGCATGAATCAAATTCACTATCTTGTAGATGACTCAGGCCAAAGACTCGAAGAGATTCCAGAGATCCAGAACCACTGTGTTAATTTTTTCACCAAAATGCTGGGTACTTCCTCTAACTCTATCTCGGAGGAGGATAAAGAGTTGATTAGATCTCTCTCGAGATACAAATGTgaccaacaaacaaaagatcTCCTGCAAGCTCACATTTCAGATGCGGACATCAAGAGAGAAGCTTTCGCTCTACCTAGAAGTAAATCTCCTGGCCCAGACGGCTTTACTGGGGAATTTTTTCGAGCTACTTGGGACATAATTGGAGGGGATCTCACGTCAGCAGTCAAGGAATTCTTCTCCTCAGGTCAAATTTTGAAACAATGGAATGCCACCTCCATTACTCTCATCCCAAAAAGGTTAGGAGCTGACAAGATTGGTGATTTCAGACCAATATCCTGCTGTAACACGGTCTACAAAATCACTTCCAAGATTTTGGCCCGTCGTCTCCAGACCTTATTACTTGATATGATCAACAACTCTCAATCAGCATTTATCAAAGGTCGCTTACTAGTTGAGAATGTCCTTCTGGCAACAGAACTGGTCCAAGGATCAAACAGTTCATCGGTTTCCCCTAGAGGAATGCTAAAGGTCGACTTGAGGAAAGCATTCGATACTGTAAACTGGGACTTCATCCGGATTCTGTTAGAGGCTGCTGACTTTCCACCAATCTTCATCACTTGGATTAAAAACTGCCTGACAACAACCTCTTTCTCTATAAAGGTAAATGGTGATTTATGTGGCTACTTTCAGGGCAAACGTGGCTTAAGGCAAGGAGACCCACTATCGCCTCCGCTGTTTGTAATGGCTATGGAAGTATTTTCCAATCTCCTAATCGCCAAATTTGAACAAGGTTGTATTGGGTATCACCCTCTTGGCAGGAATCCTCACATCACCCACCTTGCTTTTGCTGATGACATTATGCTATTTTTCGATGGAAAACATTCATCCCTCCAAGCAATTACAGAGGTTTTGGATTCCTTCCATCGACTCTCAGGACTGGCTATGAACAAAGACAAAACCGAGTTATTCCATGCTGGCCTCTGTCAGAACATATCCGATTCTATATCTGGTCTGGGCTTCAAGGCTGGTGAGTATCCTATCAGATATCTTGGGCTTCCTCTACTTCCCAGAAAACTCAAGAAATCTGATTACTCACCCCTCACTGATAAGATTGCGGCTAGGTTTAACAATTGGGCTGTTAAAACCTTATCATTCTCAGGAAGACTACAACTTATTTCCTCTGTGATCTACGGGTTAGTTAATTTCTGGATGACAGCATTTGCATTGCCTAAAGGATGTATCAAAGCAATTGAGAAGCTCTGTAATAGTTTTCTTTGGTCTGGGGATATCACTAAGCGTACTCATGCCAAGGTCTCGTGGGACAAGATCTGCTTCCCAAAATCAGAAGGTGGTCTCGGGTTAAGGAACCTGCTTATGTGGAACAAAGTCCTTAATCTGAAACTTATCTGGTCCCTATTCACAAACAGTGGTTCTTTGTGGGTTGCTTGGATGAAGGAGCATCATCTTAAAAGAGGAAACTACTGGACTGCGACAGTGCGCAGCAATTCAAGTTGGGTTTGGTGTTCTCTACTTAAACTGAAACCCCTGATCAGTTCCCTACTCCGGTGCGAGATAGGTGATGGTCGCACAGCCAGCTTCTGGTTTGATGCCTGGTCTCCTCTAGGAATTCTCAGTGAATATCTAGGCAACACTGGTCCTATCCAACTAGGTATCCCATTTGACGCGGTGGTTGCAGAGGCCTGTTCGAGCCAAGGCTGGAGGTTACCCTCGAGTAGGTCCAGGAACCCCTTGGTGATAACTCTCCGTAATGCACTACTTAGCATACCTCCTCCAACCATCACTCGAGGCAAAGATACTTACCACTGGGTGGCCGGTAATGAATCATCCTCTTTCTTTTCAACTAAGAAAACTTGGAATCACCTCAGACCTACTGAAGATACGAAATGCTGGACCAAAGCAGTTTGGTTCAAACACTCAGTTCCCAAGCAtgcttttaatttttggatTGCTAATCTGGACCGCCTTCCGGTCAGAGCAAGGCTTTTATCTTGGGGAATGAATATCCCTTCCCAGTGCCTCCTCTGTAATTCTCAGCCAGAAACCCGAGATCACCTCCTGTTACACTGCCCGTTCTCTGAAGAGGTTTGGCACAAGATCATGTCTAGGCTCAACCAGCACCCTTGTATCTTCGTCAACTGGTCCACCCTGATCACCTGGTTACTGTCCAAATCACCAAATCTCTCCACCACTTTAAAAGGTATAGCAGTTCAGGCCACTATATACATGTTGTGGAAGGAAAGAAATTGCAGGCTTCACGACGGCATCATCTCTAGTTCCTCTGCAGTTTGCTCCCAAATTGATCGCAGTGTTAGGGACATCCTTCTCGCCCGTTCATATCGCAAAGGTTGCAGGAGACTTCTATCTCAATGGTTCGCCAATGGTTTCTAACGGCAGTTAACTATTTAAAGTTCctatggcttttttttttttttttgtcatagcTTCTATATTTTTTACCCCTAAAGTCTTGTACTAAACATCGTTCCATTCGGTAATATAATTCACattctatcaaaaaaaaaaagaaagaccaaTGCTCCTCCTGCCGACTCTAAAACGAATATAATCAAAGTGATCATTCCTCTCTAATTTTAGAAATCAGTATTAGCAGCAAAATACTATTACTGATTTTAACTGGAAGCATTTTTGAcggaagaaaaccaaaaatgcgattttatgtttttttctcaatctacattttattcatttattctaattattacacaactttttttttgataaaaattgaaTCATTAGACAACTTTATGCAAATTCCAATATAATTCGAATTTGATGCTTAAAACCCCTAATACTATTATTACACATATTGAACCCATGAGATGAAAAATTTATCTAAAATGAATCAAATGCagttcttgatatttttttttaaattcgagtttttttttctttttctttcaaaaccatcAAATTTGGCATATTGGAATATTCGGAAAGATTGTACATTAAATTTCATCacccacttttagaaacttatCCAAACAGTTTCCGACACACACACTTCTGACTTCTGTCTGACATTCAGAGAATTTTTAGGAACAAAAGAGTCCAAAAGAACTCACAGATGGCGTCACAGCTCGATTTGATCGGAAAAGACTACATCGCCGGAATCTCGAATAATCCTCGGGCGGCTAGCCGTGTAACTTCTGTATACAGCGAAGTCCAAGCCAATCGTATCGACCACGCACTTCCTCTTCCTTCCGTTTTCAAAAGCCCTTTCAAGATCATCGATGGTCCTCCCAGCTCCTCCGCCGGACACCCAGGTTCGATTACTAAACCGAAATCAATAGAGTAAACCGGTCAAAATTTGTTGGTTTAAGtcaattttgattatttttttgatgTTGTTGCAGAGGAGATTGAGAAATTATTCCCGAATCTATATGGACAACCATCAGCTTTATTGGTTCCTAACCAATCTGATGCAGTTAAATCGGACCAAAAGCTTAAGATTGGTGTTGTGTTGTCTGGTGGACAAGCACCTGGTGGACACAATGTTATTTGTGGAATTTTTGGTTAGACATTGTTACTTTGggcaattttttattttattttatttaggtttttagagattttgaatttgagttttgtaattttgttgttgttgttgttggttggtTGGATAAGATTACTTGCAGGAATATGTGAAAGGAAGTAGTCTGTTTGGGTTTCGTGGCGGTCCAGCTGGAATCATGAAGGGAAAATATATAGAGCTTACTTCTGAGTTTGTCTATCCTTATAGAAACCAGGTATCAAATGATGTGCCTTTTGAGGTTTTTGTCGGttattatgtttggtttggttatgtttAATTTCATGAAAACATAGAAAACTGAATAGAAATAATGACCatcatttggtttaatttagcCGGTTTATTGTCTTTTCAGTGCTGTTTGCTTTCGGTTAACCTTAATCGGTTTATTTTCTCTTCGATTCGGTTTGGTTCAGATTGATTTTACCGGTTATATTCTCTCcattaaataaatttgttaaaatcttgtaaagaaTGGTTTGTTGAGTAATAAAGAGTTGGAACTACAAGCTCTATGTATTTAAAGATTTGCATTTTGTATTTATTCTTGATATTTCtgttgtgtctttttttttttgttgcagggTGGATTTGATATGATATGTAGTGGAAGAGACAAGATTGAAACTCCAGAACAGGTAAATAGGTTTTTCTCAATGTTGTGGCTTTCATTGATCGAATGGACTAAGTTAGCATCAGAGTTTGGTACATATTGCAGTTTCAGCAAGCTGAAGAGACTGTAACAAAGATGGACTTAGATGGTCTTGTGGTTATTGGTGGAGATGACTCCAATACTAATGCTTGTCTCCTTGCTGAACACTTCAGGTACTTTTGAAATTGTTAAAAGATGAATGAGATtaatttttctctgttttgcatTTTAGTGATTGTTATATTTTGCATTTGGTTTGCAGAggtaaaaacatgaaaactcgGGTTATTGGGTGTCCCAAGACAATAGATGGTGATTTGAAAAGTAAAGAAGTCCCTACTAGTTTCGGGTTTGATACTGCTTGTAAGGTAAGTAACTTCAAACCGtatatccaaaaaataaaatacatcaCCTAGTTATGTCTTCTCTTAGAAAGCCTTATCAATGGTTTTTTTGATGATTACATTCATGCAGATATACTCAGAAATGATTGGAAATGTTATGATCGATGCACGTTCCACAGGAAAATACTATCACTGTAAGTTTAGACCTTCTCTTAGCAAAATGAATTGTCTTGTTACAAGCTTACGATTGCATTTTTATCTATAGTTGTACGTCTTATGGGCCGTGCTGCGTCTCATATTACACTTGAATGCGCTTTGCAAACCCACCCAAACATTACTATTATTGGAGAAGAGGTACCTTTCGTGTTACTCAAGCTTTCATTCGTAGTCTTCTGTTTGagaaccggaaataaccaacatTTTTATGCAGGTCTTCGAGAAG
The genomic region above belongs to Camelina sativa cultivar DH55 unplaced genomic scaffold, Cs unpScaffold00511, whole genome shotgun sequence and contains:
- the LOC109131556 gene encoding probable transcription repressor OFP9 → MCDLIVNMKITNRTQEETEKDNKKQNKQSQHQTREARICSRALCCSNKARLSISSSSPSSVESDISSRFSDQHGSLSSLAHYMVQEKLEQMIRETQEATQHQAKIRQEKARRTRRRSEGSIGSTKFIVMMAMEKFSYYPREDFRDSMVEMIVANKIKEADELRSLLEYYLSMNPREYRSAILEIFYEVCADLFRS
- the LOC104773281 gene encoding pyrophosphate--fructose 6-phosphate 1-phosphotransferase subunit beta 2-like; translated protein: MASQLDLIGKDYIAGISNNPRAASRVTSVYSEVQANRIDHALPLPSVFKSPFKIIDGPPSSSAGHPEEIEKLFPNLYGQPSALLVPNQSDAVKSDQKLKIGVVLSGGQAPGGHNVICGIFDYLQEYVKGSSLFGFRGGPAGIMKGKYIELTSEFVYPYRNQGGFDMICSGRDKIETPEQFQQAEETVTKMDLDGLVVIGGDDSNTNACLLAEHFRGKNMKTRVIGCPKTIDGDLKSKEVPTSFGFDTACKIYSEMIGNVMIDARSTGKYYHFVRLMGRAASHITLECALQTHPNITIIGEEVFEKKLTLKNVTDNIVDVICKRAENGYNYGVVLVPEGLIDFIPEVQELISELNEVLAEGNVDEEGQWKKNLKEETLKIFEFLPQTIQEQLMLERDPHGNVQVAKIETEKMLIQMVETELDKKKKAGTYRRDFMGKSHFYGYEGRCGLPTNFDATYCYALGYGAGSLLQSGKTGLISSVGNLAAPVEEWTVGGTALTSLMDVERRHGKFKPVIKKAMVELEGAPFKKFASQREEWALKNRYISPGPIQFKGPGSDARNHTLMLELGAQA
- the LOC104773280 gene encoding probable plastid-lipid-associated protein 1, chloroplastic codes for the protein MATVPSLFTQFPCKKTQVPNSPNAKPHSKSPVQVSVHSFNRRSELGISVHRRGFKVRATDFDDEWGQEGVERVMASSSVAEKEADEAIESVEETEKLKRSLADSLYGTDRGLCASSDTRAEISELITQLESKNPTPAPTDALFLLNGKWILAYTSFVGMFPLLSRRIEPLVKVDEISQTIDSDTFTVQNSVLFAGPFSTTSVSTNAKFEIRSPKRVQIKFEQGVIGTPQLTDSIEIPEFVEVLGQKIDLSPIKGLLTSVQDTASSVARTISSQPPLKFSLSSDKTQSWLLTTYLDKDLRISRGDGGSLFVLIKEGSSLLNP